In a single window of the Branchiostoma floridae strain S238N-H82 chromosome 2, Bfl_VNyyK, whole genome shotgun sequence genome:
- the LOC118408491 gene encoding N-acetylated-alpha-linked acidic dipeptidase 2-like has translation MSKGRYILLAVVCGAVAFALGVIIGWFSRSGLTAEDRAALNKCLASIEDADETIRDHILENIDAQRIRENLRQLSQKPHMAGTPPDLEMAELLRRNWLENGLDEVRLVPYDVLLSYPPLGREGPNNTAVTVDGADPARQYEDTRTLHIEPEYQDDPDAVQFFNAYSPAGHPVGELVFANYGRLEDFDYLRQVGVNCTGKIVLMKYRSGGRGQKAKNAASAGAIGAILYPEPADTNEPGGKVYPDGWNLPGTGTERGGALLETGDPLTPGYPATDYAYRLSKDKSSVFPPIPLQPIAYNDAQKYLSHLDGDIAPAGWNGSLPITYRLGPGFTGDWAGRKVALHVYTNTTMRRVYNVVGMIKGEVEPDRYVMLGNHYDSWVQGAIDDTSSTAISLELTRVFGGLVKDGTWRPRRSIVFVAWGAEEFGLIGSHEYVEQFTGLIKDRAVAYINMDIGVGGNYTIFAGCSPSMVDIIYDTTKQVPDPDASLGKSVYETWSERDPTDADADVKIPNLDWPRVSTDYIPFGLRVGTPLFTFAYVHDQTNYSPRAIYPSYHTAYDNMDLMERFVDPDFTVHRAMARISGELIRRLADSLVLPYDCRKYWLSLSAFLQATEQDFGSMLYNQGISIDALRSAVYNYTAAAEGFHDRLQAIDRKDPLQIRSLNDQMVQVNTAFIDIHQPHHSNKHVLYSPSGCATNRSAAFPGIVRTMCGGPADDEGWEEVKKEVAAITSTIQSAADVISDVDSILGQS, from the exons ATGTCAAAGGGAAGATATATACTCTTAGCGGTTGTCTGCGGTGCCGTTGCCTTTGCCCTCGGGGTCATCATCGGGTGGTTTTCAAGGTCAGGATTAACCGCGGAAGATCGGGCAGCACTCAACAAGTGCTTGGCAAGCATCGAGGATGCAGATGAGACGATCAGAGACCACATTCTGGAAAATATTGATGCTCAACGAATCAGAGAGAACCTCAG ACAGCTGTCCCAGAAGCCGCACATGGCGGGAACACCACCCGATCTTGAGATGGCCGAACTTTTAAGACGCAATTGGCTGGAAAACGGGTTGGACGAAGTCAG ACTCGTTCCATACGACGTTCTACTGTCCTACCCACCGCTTGGCCGGGAGGGCCCCAACAACACGGCGGTGACGGTGGACGGAGCCGACCCTGCCCGACAGTATGAGGACACCCGCACCTTGCACATTGAGCCCGAGTACCAGGACGACCCTGATGCTGTGCAGTTCTTCAATGCCTACTCACCTGCAGGACATCCTGTG GGTGAGCTTGTCTTCGCCAACTATGGCCGGCTGGAGGACTTTGATTACCTGAGGCAGGTCGGCGTCAACTGCACGGGGAAAATCGTCTTGATGAAGTACAGGTCTGGCGGGAGAGGTCAAAAG GCTAAAAACGCAGCCTCTGCCGGGGCAATAGGAGCGATACTGTACCCGGAACCAGCGGACACCAACGAGCCTGGTGGGAAGGTCTACCCCGATGGATGGAACCTCCCCGGGACGGGTACTGAGCGCGGAGGTGCGCTATTGGAAACTGGAGATCCACTAACCCCGGGGTATCCTGCTACAG ACTACGCATACCGCTTGTCAAAGGACAAGAGCAGTGTGTTCCCACCCATTCCTCTCCAGCCTATTGCATATAATGACGCCCAGAAATACTTAAG CCATCTAGATGGTGACATTGCCCCTGCCGGCTGGAATGGTTCCCTGCCGATCACATACAGACTCGGACCAGGTTTCACCGGCGACTG GGCAGGTCGCAAGGTGGCGTTGCATGTCTACACGAATACGACCATGCGCAGGGTGTACAATGTCGTGGGGATGATCAAAGGTGAAGTAGAACCAG ATCGTTACGTGATGTTGGGGAACCATTACGACTCCTGGGTGCAGGGAGCCATTGACGACACCAGCTCAACAGCCATCAGTCTGGAGCTCACCAGGGTTTTCGGAGGACTTGTTAAGGATG GTACATGGCGGCCACGGAGGTCTATAGTTTTCGTGGCCTGGGGAGCGGAAGAGTTCGGCTTGATAGGATCACATGAATATGTTGAA CAATTCACCGGTCTCATCAAAGATCGGGCTGTCGCCTACATAAACATGGATATAGGAGTCGGGG GAAATTACACCATATTTGCTGGTTGCAGCCCATCTATGGTTGACATCATCTATGACACAACCAAACAG GTGCCAGACCCAGATGCATCTCTTGGAAAAAGTGTATACGAGACGTGGTCAGAGAGAGATCCAACAGATGCCGACGCAGACGTGAAAATTCCCAA CCTTGACTGGCCACGTGTCAGTACAGACTACATCCCATTTGGTCTCCGTGTCGGCACTCCACTTTTTACCTTCGCCTATGTTCATGACCAG ACCAACTACTCCCCCCGGGCGATCTATCCGTCCTACCACACTGCGTATGACAATATGGATCTGATGGAGAGGTTTGTGGACCCGGACTTCACTGTTCACCGGGCCATGGCGCGTATTTCAG GAGAGCTGATTCGAAGACTGGCAGATTCTCTGGTTCTTCCTTATGACTGCCGGAAGTACTGGCTGAGTCTGAGCGCGTTTCTGCAAGCCACAGAACAGGATTTCGGCTCCATGTTATACAACCAGGGCATCAGTATAG ACGCGTTACGTTCGGCAGTCTACAACTACACAGCAGCCGCCGAAGGCTTCCATGATCGGCTACAGGCAATCGACAGGAAGGA CCCTCTCCAGATCCGAAGTCTGAACGATCAGATGGTCCAGGTCAACACAGCCTTTATTGACATCCACCAGCCTCATCATTCCAACAA ACATGTTCTCTATTCACCGTCGGGATGTGCCACAAACCGCAGCGCCGCTTTCCCCGGCATAGTGAGGACGATGTGCGGCGGACCAGCGGACGATGAAG GTTGGGAGGAAGTAAAGAAGGAAGTGGCAGCGATAACGTCAACTATCCAATCagctgctgacgtcatcagtgACGTAGACAGTATCTTGGGCCAGTCCTGA